A DNA window from Sphingopyxis sp. CCNWLW2 contains the following coding sequences:
- the lldD gene encoding FMN-dependent L-lactate dehydrogenase LldD, with protein sequence MKPASIGDYREAARRRLPHFLFEYFDGGSYAERTLRANIEDLQDISLRQRVLNDVSAIDLSTTLFGQHLAMPVALGPIGLAGMAARRGEVQAVRAAAAKGVPFTLSTVSACSLAEVARGSPAPFWFQLYMVRDRGFMRSLLDEASAAHCPALVFTVDMPLPGARYRDVRSGLSGAANWRGQARRVGQAMARPGWAWDVGLNGRPHQLGNVAPLLGPKSGLEDFLGWMKDNFDPGVTWADLDFVRAHWKGPIVVKGILDADDARRAAEAGVDGIIVSNHGGRQLDGVPSVARALPAIADAVGDRLTVLADGGVRSGLDVVRMLALGAKGVLLGRAWAFALAADGERGVRHVLDLIEAEMRVAMALTGATGVDRIGPETLAA encoded by the coding sequence GTGAAACCTGCATCGATCGGCGATTATCGCGAAGCCGCGCGGCGGCGTCTGCCGCACTTCCTCTTCGAATATTTCGACGGCGGCTCCTATGCCGAGCGCACGCTGCGTGCCAACATCGAGGATCTGCAGGATATCTCGCTGCGCCAGCGGGTGCTGAACGACGTGTCGGCGATCGACCTGTCAACAACATTGTTCGGCCAGCATCTCGCGATGCCCGTCGCGCTCGGCCCGATCGGGCTTGCCGGGATGGCGGCGCGGCGCGGCGAGGTGCAGGCGGTGCGTGCCGCGGCGGCGAAGGGCGTGCCGTTCACGCTATCGACGGTGTCGGCCTGCTCGCTCGCCGAGGTCGCGCGCGGCTCGCCGGCGCCCTTCTGGTTCCAGCTCTATATGGTGCGCGACCGCGGTTTCATGCGGTCGCTGCTTGACGAGGCGAGCGCAGCGCACTGCCCGGCGCTGGTATTCACCGTCGACATGCCGCTGCCCGGCGCGCGCTATCGCGATGTCCGTTCGGGGCTTTCGGGCGCCGCGAACTGGCGCGGACAGGCGCGGCGTGTGGGTCAGGCCATGGCCCGCCCCGGCTGGGCATGGGACGTGGGGCTCAACGGCCGGCCGCACCAGCTCGGCAATGTCGCGCCGCTTCTCGGGCCGAAATCGGGGCTCGAGGATTTCCTCGGCTGGATGAAGGATAATTTCGATCCGGGCGTCACCTGGGCCGACCTCGATTTCGTGCGCGCGCACTGGAAAGGGCCGATCGTCGTCAAGGGCATTCTCGACGCCGATGACGCGCGCCGCGCTGCAGAGGCCGGAGTTGATGGAATCATCGTGTCGAACCATGGCGGGCGCCAACTCGACGGGGTGCCGTCGGTCGCGCGTGCGCTGCCCGCGATCGCCGATGCGGTCGGCGACCGGCTGACGGTGCTGGCCGACGGCGGGGTGCGATCGGGGCTCGACGTCGTGCGCATGCTCGCGCTCGGAGCGAAGGGCGTGCTGCTCGGCCGCGCCTGGGCGTTTGCGCTGGCCGCAGACGGCGAGCGCGGTGTGCGCCATGTGCTCGATTTGATCGAAGCCGAAATGCGCGTCGCAATGGCGCTCACCGGCGCAACCGGGGTGGACAGGATCGGGCCGGAGACACTAGCCGCCTGA
- a CDS encoding FGGY-family carbohydrate kinase translates to MKGRATIVLDSGKTLAKLSLWSADGAMIERRVRANARIETGAYVALDAAGIEAWVAEVLRDFAKLADVGAIIPVGHGAAAAIIRGDRLACPPLDYEDAMPESLRACYEAERDAFSETGSPYLPDGLNLGAQIFRLEALDPDLARHTQILPWAQYWSWLLSGVAASEVTSLGCHTDLWNPLTGTASALAERRGWAARLAPLRGAGEVLGTLTPAWVQRTGLPADTEVHCGLHDSNAALLAARGFAEIADRESTVLSTGTWFVAMRSPKDAASIDTSGLDEARDCLINVDAFGKPIPSARFMGGREIETLIGLDTRQIDIAADQPALLAALPDVLASGAMVLPTFAPGFGPFPHGRGRWVKRPDDHATRRAAVSLYAALVTDASLDLIGTQERLLIEGRFAEGQVFVRALAALRPDLRVYVGKTHNDVSYGALRLIDAALPPAEPLELVAPLDVDLAPYRDRWRREAERVEEAA, encoded by the coding sequence ATGAAGGGTCGCGCAACCATAGTCCTCGATAGCGGTAAAACCTTGGCAAAGCTGAGCCTTTGGTCCGCCGACGGCGCGATGATCGAACGCCGCGTCCGCGCCAATGCGCGCATCGAAACGGGCGCCTATGTCGCGCTCGACGCGGCGGGTATCGAAGCGTGGGTCGCCGAGGTGCTGCGCGACTTTGCCAAGTTGGCCGATGTCGGCGCGATCATCCCCGTCGGGCACGGCGCCGCGGCGGCGATCATCCGCGGCGACCGCCTTGCCTGCCCGCCGCTCGACTATGAAGATGCGATGCCCGAGAGCCTGCGCGCGTGCTACGAAGCCGAGCGCGACGCCTTTTCGGAGACCGGCTCGCCTTATCTTCCCGATGGCCTGAACCTCGGCGCGCAGATCTTCCGGCTCGAGGCGCTCGATCCCGATCTCGCGCGCCACACACAAATACTCCCATGGGCGCAATATTGGAGCTGGCTGCTAAGCGGAGTCGCGGCGTCGGAGGTGACCAGCCTCGGCTGTCACACCGACCTCTGGAACCCGCTGACTGGCACGGCTTCGGCGCTTGCCGAACGGCGCGGATGGGCCGCACGGCTCGCGCCGCTGCGCGGAGCCGGCGAAGTGCTCGGCACGCTGACGCCCGCATGGGTCCAGCGCACCGGCCTGCCCGCCGATACCGAGGTTCATTGCGGGCTGCACGATTCGAACGCGGCGCTGCTCGCGGCGCGCGGCTTTGCCGAGATTGCCGACAGGGAATCGACGGTGCTGTCGACAGGCACCTGGTTCGTCGCGATGCGATCACCCAAGGACGCGGCGTCGATCGATACGAGCGGCCTCGACGAGGCGCGCGACTGCCTGATCAATGTCGATGCGTTCGGCAAGCCCATCCCGTCGGCGCGCTTCATGGGCGGGCGCGAGATCGAGACGCTGATCGGCCTCGACACACGGCAGATCGATATTGCGGCCGACCAGCCCGCGCTGCTCGCGGCGCTTCCCGATGTGCTGGCGAGCGGCGCGATGGTGCTGCCGACCTTCGCGCCGGGCTTCGGTCCCTTTCCGCACGGGCGCGGGCGTTGGGTCAAAAGGCCCGACGATCATGCCACACGCCGCGCCGCGGTATCGCTCTATGCCGCGCTGGTCACCGACGCCTCGCTGGACCTGATCGGCACGCAGGAACGGCTGCTGATCGAAGGGCGCTTTGCCGAGGGTCAGGTTTTCGTGCGCGCGCTGGCAGCGCTGCGGCCCGACCTGCGCGTCTATGTCGGCAAGACACATAATGACGTATCCTATGGCGCGCTGCGCCTGATCGATGCCGCCTTGCCGCCGGCCGAACCGCTCGAACTGGTGGCGCCGCTCGACGTCGACCTCGCGCCGTATCGCGATCGTTGGCGGCGCGAAGCCGAACGGGTGGAAGAAGCCGCGTGA